The following is a genomic window from Hyphomicrobiales bacterium.
GGCGCGCATGGCACCCGCGATGGCGCCGGCGAAGGTATCGGCATTGATGTTGTATGTCTCACCATCGGTGCCGACGGCCACCGGCGCCAGGACCGGGATGATCTCCTGGCCGAGCACGGAATCGAGAACCGTGCGGTCCACCCGTTCCGGCTCGCCGACGAAACCGAGGTCGACAACCTTCTCAATGTTGGAATCGGGGTCGACGACCGTGCGTGTCACCTTGCGGGCGGTGACCATGTTGCCGTCCTTGCCGCAAAGACCAATGGCCTTGCCGCCCTCGGCGGCGATGGTGCCGACGATCTGCTTGTTGATGGAGCCCGCCAGCACCATCTCGACGATCTCGACGGTGGCCTTGTCGGTGATGCGCAGGCCGGCGGCGAATTCGGATTTCACGCCGAGCCGGTTGAGCATCTGGCCGATCTGCGGGCCGCCACCATGCACGACGATCGGCTTCACGCCGGATTGCTCGAGGAGGACGATGTCCTCCGCGAAATCCTCTGCGGCGGCGGGATCGCCCATTGCGTGTCCGCCATATTTCACGACCACTATTTCCTGATCGTAGCGCTGCATATGGGGCAGGGCCTGCACCAGAACCTCGGCGCGGGTATGCACGTCCGGCAGGTCGGCGAGCGGGGTTGGAGCGGCTTTGTTATCGGACATGACATGTCTCGCCGTTGGCAGGGGGCAGATGGCGCAGTCTTCTAGCGAAAACACACGACTTTGTCGTGTCTTTCAAGTGCGCCGCGGAATGAGCGCGGACAGGCCGATGGCGACCCAGGCGATCATCAGCAGCGTACCGCCGGTGGGGGCCGCCATCGTGAAGAGGGGCGTGCCTGCAAGCGCGCGCATCGCGAGATCGCCGCTGAAGCCGATGAGGCCGAGAACGACGAGCACGCCGCCGAGGCGCAACAATCCGGCGCGTCCGAGGCCGACATGATCGGCTATGGCGATAGCCAGGAGGACGGGCGCGTGGAAGAGCAGGAAATCGGCCGCCGTGCTCAGGGTGCCGCCGCCCGTGACGTGGGTTGCCGCGGCGGCCGCCGCGACACCGGCAAGGCCGGCGACAGCGCCGAGGATCATGAACAACCGGTCTATCAGAGAGATTGGCATTCTTGAGACCTCGTCGTTCCCGCGATCAGGTGGCGGTGTAGGGGGGCTCGGTGAAGCCTTTCGGCGACTGGGTGAAGATCTCGACGCCCGTCTCCGTCACACCGACGGTGTGCTCGAACTGTGCGGAGAGCGACCGGTCCCGGGTCACGGCGGTCCAGCCATCGCCCAGTACCTTTACGCCGGCTTTGCCCGCGTTCAGCATGGGCTCGATGGTGAAGAGCATGCCGGGTTCGAGCACGACGCCCGTGCCGGGCTCGCCATAATGCACGACCTGTGGCGCGTCATGGAAGACCTGACCAAGACCATGGCCGCAGAAATCCTCGACCACGGAAAAGCGTTCGCGCAGGGCGATAGCCTCGATGGCGTGGCCAACGTCGCCGAGGGTGTTGCCCGGTTTTACCTGGGCTATGCCCGCCATCATCGACTCATAGGTGGTGTGTACGAGGCGCGCGGCCTTCACCGAAACCTCGCCGACGAGATACATGCGGCTCGAGTCGCCATACCAACCGTCGAGGATGGGCGTCACGTCGATATTGAGGATGTCGCCCTCCGAGAGCAGCTTGTCGGAGGGAATGCCGTGGGTCACGACGTGGTTGACCGAAATGCAGCTCGCATGGCGGTAACCCTTGTAGCCGATCGTCGCCGGTACGGCGCCGGCCTTGCGCATGAACTCCTCGCACAGGGCGTCGAGCTCCGCCGTCGACACGCCGGCCCGGACAGCCGGGGTGATGAAGTCGAGGGTTTCCGCGGCCAGCCGGCCGGCGCGGCGCATGCCGGCAAACGCTTCCTTGCCATGAATCGGAACGGGACGACCTGTCACGTCGACCTGGGTGGAATACTGGAGCGTCACATCGAGCCCTTCATGCTGGAATTCATCTTGCGCGGCACCTTCAATAGCCGCGATGTGGTCGCCGTCAACCGTTCTGCGAGCACCTCAGCCTTCGCATGGAAGCATAGTTGAGCGCATGGGGCGCATGGCGCCGTTGCCGAGCAAAGGGTTCACAACCGCGCTGTGAACGCTTTATGTGCGGCTTATCCCGATTGATCATTGATAGGGGC
Proteins encoded in this region:
- the argB gene encoding Acetylglutamate kinase, with the translated sequence MSDNKAAPTPLADLPDVHTRAEVLVQALPHMQRYDQEIVVVKYGGHAMGDPAAAEDFAEDIVLLEQSGVKPIVVHGGGPQIGQMLNRLGVKSEFAAGLRITDKATVEIVEMVLAGSINKQIVGTIAAEGGKAIGLCGKDGNMVTARKVTRTVVDPDSNIEKVVDLGFVGEPERVDRTVLDSVLGQEIIPVLAPVAVGTDGETYNINADTFAGAIAGAMRAKRLLLLTDVPGVLDKNKNLLPELTVEQCRHLIADGTITGGMIPKVETCIYALEQGVEGVVILDGKVSHAVLLELYTDHGAGTLIRR
- a CDS encoding conserved membrane hypothetical protein (Evidence 4 : Unknown function but conserved in other organisms), producing the protein MPISLIDRLFMILGAVAGLAGVAAAAAATHVTGGGTLSTAADFLLFHAPVLLAIAIADHVGLGRAGLLRLGGVLVVLGLIGFSGDLAMRALAGTPLFTMAAPTGGTLLMIAWVAIGLSALIPRRT
- the map gene encoding methionine aminopeptidase; its protein translation is MTLQYSTQVDVTGRPVPIHGKEAFAGMRRAGRLAAETLDFITPAVRAGVSTAELDALCEEFMRKAGAVPATIGYKGYRHASCISVNHVVTHGIPSDKLLSEGDILNIDVTPILDGWYGDSSRMYLVGEVSVKAARLVHTTYESMMAGIAQVKPGNTLGDVGHAIEAIALRERFSVVEDFCGHGLGQVFHDAPQVVHYGEPGTGVVLEPGMLFTIEPMLNAGKAGVKVLGDGWTAVTRDRSLSAQFEHTVGVTETGVEIFTQSPKGFTEPPYTAT